Genomic segment of Zingiber officinale cultivar Zhangliang chromosome 11B, Zo_v1.1, whole genome shotgun sequence:
ctaacaacCAATCTAGTAGATGATAATAAgatagttgttggtgcaatcgagcCTAAGTGGTTTGGTGCGACCTTGGattttgatatttggacaaaAGGTTAAAGGAAGGTTTTGCTTGTGTTTAGTGTAGTGCATAGGAACTTGATGAATACACATGGAGACGACTTGACACAACCAAGGTTGTGGTTACCTGATGGCTCAAGGTTTATAGAGACTAAAGAAGGATGATATGAGACATTTGAGGGACCGCAAGACAAGGAGCATCGGAGTGTAGTTGTGCTTAAGTAGTGGACTAAGTAAGCAAAGCATGAAAGATGACACTTCGAGGGAACTGAGAGCTCAAtacatccaagggatgagaagcttgATCAGAGATAGTTACATAAGTGGATCAAGAAGGATGTCATGGTGCATCCGAGCAGAGCATAAAGGATGACTTGGATAGTGAACCAAgggcttggtgcatccaaggATGATAATCTAAATAAGAGATAGCTTGGTGGTGAAGATAACTACCAGTGAGTTTGAGAGCAAATATACTCGGGCCAAGGTGTCTCAATTAGGCGTACTTAGTCATTAGATTGATTGTAGTCAATATATCAGTCGACTAAAGGACTCCTTGAGTTGACTGATAGCTGAGTTGACTAGTTAGCTGACTTAAGCAACAAACAAAATGATCTATTCTggacaccaatcgactggtaatgaTCCAATCAACTAATGCTTTTGAGCAATTAACCAGTCAACATCAGAATTGGTCATGATCCAACGAAAATGATATAAATCGATCACGACTAGTTAACTGATGCTGataatcaatcgattgatgctATGGAAGACAATTTTCAACAAACTGTGACGGATGGATGAGATAACAATTTAAACGGATCAACTGTCTGGTTCATACCAATTAACTTTTTGGTGCCAACTAGAAAGACTCTGTTAACAAAGCAATTTGTGGAAGAGACTATTATACAGATTGCAAAGGCCACGTATCAACAAACATATTTCACGTCAATACTCTATCTTTTATTTATGCTTTCTTGTTAAccctaaaaatttctctatttttGATGGACTTGTAAGAGGTTTTTCCACTCTTGGTGTTACCATGAAGGAGAAAGTATAGAGGATTCTAGGAGTGATTCACCAAAGGAGTATAGGTTGTGGAATAGGAGCCTGGGGGTTGCCGAACAACATTAAAAGCCCTAGTTCTCATTGTGGTATGCTTGTGCTTGTGCTTTTGTTTGATTTCCACtattaatgtttttgttgtaacCTGCTGAGATTGCAACAAGAATAGATCCATGTTCTATTATCAGACATGAACGATATTCAATCCCCCACTACTGACAGCTTTTCAACTCACATGTTCCAACAATGCTATGGACATATTTAAAGATGACCAATGAATTATGTAGAGATGAATATTACAACTAAGTAATGAATATTACGAGTAAGTAATATGGTCTTTCATAGAGTTCGATGGAGGAATAAGATTCCACATCAAATTGTTGGGACAAACACACCTCGACAATGATGGTGATGATGATGTAGATGTTCACTTATTGATATCTATTGCTAAATGAATTGAATTTTAACCCTTTTAGTAGTTTTGCAGATAACTCATTGTCTGCGATACCGTATGTCATTGTCATTTGTTGTTCTGGATACAATGATAGTATTTAACTCGAATGAAACTTGAGGGTTCCTTTAGACACACtgatatcatttttttaaaatatagtaTTTACCTCAACTCAAGCTTGATTTGATTTGCTTGTGAACCTGAAGATTATTGATTATCAGTCTCATCGAGTAGGTTTTGGAAGGAAAAAGAAATCAATCTCATCTATTAATTAATGTTTTCTTTTGGTGTGATGCTAGTATTTTCCTTGTATTTGTTACTCTGAAGTAATTTGTTTGTGGAATTTGACTATGAAAATCAgtcgattattatttttttttctaaaaagaaatATGTTGTGCTTATCTAGATATTGTTTTCAAATGCAGATAGTAGACCTAAGCTTGTTGCCGGTTCTCCAGAAGGGTATGTTGGCCACGTTGATGGAAGGCCGCGAGAAGCAAGGATGAACCATCCAAAGGGCTTTACAGTAGATGAAAGAGGAAATATATATGTTGCAGACACAATGAACATGGTAATAAGGAAAATTAGCAACACGGGTAAGTGAGGAGAGACAAATATAACAGCTTCCCAATGATCTTATCAGTTATGATAGAATTTCAAAAGATCAACTGGATTGTTAGGAGAAACTTTATTTGCAAATGATGACATCAATCTTTGCAGCCTTCCTTGTCAATCTTTTTTGTTTGTCGTATATGATTGTTCGTGTTCTAGTTAATATGATCGCAGTCACTAAgctgagaaaaaaaatgaaaacctcaAGAGAAATTCTTCTTTGATGAGAAACTCACTTTTTGAAGGGGAGTTTTGGCGTAACGGTAAAGTTGCCGCCGTGTGACCCGGTGGTCATGGGTTTAAATcacggaaacaacctcttgcaatgcAGGGTAAGACTGCATATAATAAATACTTCTCCGGGACCTTGCATTGGCAGGAGTTTCATGCAAAGATGCTTTTTATGAAAAACTGACATTCAGGTGTTTGCTAGTGGTGTCAAGGTGGATCTCAGTTTGGCTGTTGAGGGAAAGCCATGGTATTCATCTTTGCTACATATGCTTGATAAAGAACTTAGTAACTTCTAGTGCATACATATGTTCTGATAAAGAGCGATAAATTGCTGGCTAAACGATAAATTGTTGTAATGTAAGGATACAATATGCGAAGGGTCTTTAAATTGTATCATTGATTAGGAAAGATTCATATATTTAGAATTGCTCTATGCAGATACGACACTGCAACTTTGAATTCATGTAGCTTCTGTGACCGAATTCCAAATTTGTTCAGGGGTTACGACAATTGCTGGGGGAAAGTGGGGTGGTAGAGTAGCACACTCGGACGGGGCAAGTGAAGATGCGAAGTTTTCTACTGATTTTGAAGTAGTTTACGTTGCGAGTAGCTGTTCGCTTCTGGTGGTAGACAGGGGAGACCAGGCAATCAGGGAAGTTCAGCTTAATGTCGATGATTGTGCATACCAATATGAAACTGGTTTTCCTTTCGGTACGTCTTGATGATCTTATTGATTAGAAGCTTAAAGAAACTGCATGATTGAACTAGTAGTTTCGACAACTTGTGTAAGCTCATcttttttttacctaaattgtACAGGAATCACGGTGCTGCTTGCTGCGGGTTTCTTTGGCTACATTCTAGCATTACTTCAATGGCGTGTCGGACTGATGGTCTCATCAAAAGACGTCGACGTAAGTAATTCATACTCGATAGTTTGCCATTTAATTTGCGCAGACTATGTTCTAATCCTTTTTACTGAATGTGAATAGGATCATGTACAGGAAAATCAAGCAAATTGTGTACAGGAACATCGAACACCCATCAAAACAAGCATGCCTCCTTATCGGAGACAAATGAAAACATCTTTAAGGCCACCACTTATACCGACTGGAGAAGACACAGAAAATGCAGACGACGAAGGCCTCTTAAGCTCCAAGGGGAAGTTAATATCTCGAACATGGTTCTCCACTGCCGAAATATTCGGTTCATTGTTCCCAATTTTCCGAAGgaaacctaaacctacacaatatcagcagcagcagcaacaaccGAAGGTAAACACTTGGCCAATGCCTGAGAGTTTTGTCATTCCAGATGATGAGATACCGCCACCGGTGGAGGCAAGAGCTCCCGCACCGCGAAAGACCTACGCATTCATGTCAAAAGAAGCAGAAAAGAGCCACCACGTTCGGCATCCACGAACTTACACTAATGGGTGGAAGGCGGAGTCGCAGAAGCAGGTACAGCAAGTGCATCAACAACAACTACAGCAGCACCAGCATCACTCATCTGGCCCTCAGACTTACTTTGAGCAGAGTTGTGAAACTTCTAATGAGATTGTTTTTGGAGCAGTTCAAGAATTGGAAAGCAAACGCCGATCGGTGGAGATCAAGGCTGTGAATTACGGGGATCCAATCTATGAGCAGTATGGTGTGCGATACCGAAATGGTTACATGGGGTATGCCAACTACTAAATAGGCTCTAAATTTTCATCTCCATTTCGTTGAACAAGATTCAGCCAACTTATATGTGGTCTCTTTCCTCTCTTACATGTCTATAGAATGAGGGAAGTACCAAGAAAGCTGGAAACTTGGCAAAGTATTTGGATCGTAATCTGTTTTTGTACGAGAAATCTAGTTCTCAATCGATATGATTGTAAATTTGGTTCATTCAAATCGGGACGCCCACATTGAATCGCCCTAAAGGATGCAACTTTTTACGCACCTTTTGGATGATGAGTCGAAATAGGATTCAAGATGATGACCTATAGGTGGGACTTTTAGGATTCTTGAAATATTACAATGTATCTTGGGTTTTGGAGGTAGACAGTGGCGGAATCGGGAATTAAAACAAAAAGATCCGAGCTTATTGGTCGAAAGGCTCCCCCGAGCTAAAGCTCAGGTAGGTATTAACCTCCCTTCGCGCCTGGGGTAGAGGTCTACCTAGACATTTACTCACCATGAATTAAGTTTTCTAGATTGTAGTGGATAAATAAGTTCGATCTTAAATTGATTTGAGATCTATGTACTCGAtgatagaatagtttttttttttttttgtcttagtCAATAAAAAAGCTTGATCTTGAGTGAAGTCAAGATTCTCAAGCAAATTCAATATATTGAAACTAACAAGAGTTGAGATTTATTGAAGATTATAAATAAAGGAGCGAATGGGATCTCAACAACCTCAAATCCTTGTTCTTATAGTCTTCTAAAGGGGTGCAATTCTAGCGAGACTTTAAGGAGTGACCGTTGACAGTTGAATTAGTACGAAATTAAAAGATTTACCGTGCTTAGAGAAGAAGATTGGAAGAAGAATTTGTCATAGGAGGAATGATCATGACTAAATCAAGAAGCTCTTCAAGGTTCTATGAATCAAAATCCTCTGTTTGTTCTTGATATTCTCTTTTTATaagaggaagatgactcttcccCTACTTCCATTAATGGAAGAAGGTGAAAGGGCTAGAAGATGAAGGGGAAGATGTGCTCTTCTACCTTCTTAATTCTAACATCTCTCATTTGTTTAAGTCAATCCATAAAGGCTATTTAGTCACAAAAATCATGTAAAAATATTCAATTCATATTTTAGGAAAAATAGTTGATATAACAACAAACACATTAATCAATTACTGGtaagaaagttgttacacttaACTTAGTTGCTCTATCAACAGAATCAGAGATATTAATAACTTACTTTTACCCCATATTACATTATTTActtcaatatgaacatctctaatatcTCATAATAACTATTATGTCGAGAGCATGTTCAACCTCTTCAATCAATATAATTATTCACAAATATATTTTAAGTACTCAACAAAAAATGTAActggtcgaccagtgaataaatgttaaagatgtaaatcaatataatctttctttttaactagaatctattcattctaatcaatcGTTTTTCCAAttatgctccatagactgaaTCATCCATAACCAATAGAAAATATGCCAAAGTAGTAGACACCGATTCAAACTTCAAGCAGACAGCTAAATAATCACTTAggataagattgagattaacttataatctcaaagacCTTATATAGTAGAGAAGTAGAGATTCATTCTTCTATTACCCTTATTATCGTCATAGCACATGTGATATAAATTACATATTATGATGTTtttctctttaccaaaaagagtgcatgattttatcaaaatttaacacCGTATAAATTTTAATCTAGACATACTTAATATTTAACCccgaattcaacatatgaattctaatatacTTTAAGCAAATTCAGGTGAGTTCATTTACTTTGATCATTgttaacacataaatgatcttatcttgacacaattatcaaggcgaccttaacttatgggtacgTCTCTATTCACAGTTGCATAAGCTGTCCCATAAGTGACAGTCTTATctttatttatacttaacaaatagagatgattgtccatgtaagTAGACTAATTTCAATATGCCAATATTCTCACCGAGACTTTTATACAAAATGTAACATACACACTGAATAGATTATGACATTTTCATGTATTTTCAAGTATTATATTTTATGAAATCTCAATGACTCCACAtgtccttgaaatgactctttagtcaatgacttagtaaaaggatcagcaagcatagcatgtgtagggatatactcaaaacttattttttcttgtcaacaatatctcttaaaaaattatacttaatttctatgtgCTTGCCCCTGCTGTGATATTTGAAATTCTTAGAAAAAGCCATAGCAGCTTAATTATCATAGTACACTATAATAAGACTCCCATTATCCTCAGTAATCTTCAAATGCTTCAGAACCTTCTCAACAAGACAGCTTCTTGCACAAccactgcacaagccacatactcagcttccattatcAACAACATTACACAAGCCcatttcttgctgttccatgagatggtgccaccattcagcaagaaggtaTAACCAAATGTGGATTTTCTATTATCAAGGTCTCTTGTCCAATATGCGTCTGTGTATTCATTCAAGCTCATATTTGACCCTTaaaaatagagacaataatctgaTGTCCGTTTGAGATATCTAAATATACTCTTCATCGCTTTCTAGTGTCTTGTGTtaataccccaaggtagttttgatgtgatcaaccaagtcaggttaggtcatgttggtatttaacccttgtgtctaagtgtgtaggaacttaggagcacaggaagtcgagcgaaaaatgCAGCTAGAGGAAGGataacacgggagagagccgacgggctcggtgtgtccaagggacgaggtgctgcgaaagagtatattggcggatgagaaggaggcgcttAGCATTTTTAAGGGATGAGATGCTGGAGCGAAAGACTACTCGAAGGCCTGAAAAgaagttcgggtgagccatattttggatggtcgaaatcacctaaCGAGTGGAGTCAGAGTCGAAGACCCAAACCAATACGAGTAGAATCGAAGCAGAAGACCGAGGgccaaaagtcaacaaaatgttgactttcttggttagGGGGCCTAGACTTAATCCGGGGCGCTCGGACATGGTCCATGCACTTGGAACCCtttcgagcgcccggaacccttccgggtgcccggataaGGAATTTTATCCAAACTCGACGTGGCGTGTCTCGTTAcgatggggataaaagtttatccccctccaagcgcctgaaacccttccaggcaccccgaccaaggttataaatacaaccctggtctCAGAAGGTCAAaccaacacttgtaattgattccatTTGACTTTAGCTTTGGAGTTGTGAGTTTTGACTGCTATGAGaagcttctccgcccagaggagacattagtgagctttttatcttccttggattaacaacctctccggttgtaataAAGTAATTTCTTTTGTGactcttttatttctttaattaatcaatttctttttatgcaagtgtatgatttaattaagctgtaaagttcaagaagagattttatttattttttattgtacAGGCTATTCACCCTCTTATACCTGgtcaccaagggaccaacaagtgatatcagagacTAAtaactttaggaggactaaccgccgaatgaagcaCAAGAGATGACCGGACCGAGTATCAGCCcgccaaaatttgagggggaattcacaagctggaagaaaaagatggaggtattctttaaaacagatcaatttacttttaataatgaaatttagttttgtagcacctgagggtaaagaagaataccaatggatgaaggagagagctgaTTTTGTGGTAAACgataaagcagagttccatccgCTGAGTATCCTActgccataagaagtcaaccggatcagagCCTACAGGTCTGCCAAGGAGCTCCGAAAGAAaatcctggaactacacgaagaaaCCTCTGAGGCAAAACTCGCGAGACGAGATCTGCTCaggaaccagatcagcaacatcaaattagaagaaggagaaaccgTTGCACGccttcactcaagaataaaggaactcatcaccggacttgcgaatcttggagaaaaggtaagcaaccgagattcgctaaggtacgcgcttaacacaTTTCATAGGACTAttgaatgagcatcattagtagatgcttattatatatctaatgatctagaatcaagtactttagaagaattatttttaacatttgaagtccatgaaataagatgtgcagatctgaagaaggagccaaagTATAACATTGCCTTAATGGCAAAAACGAACGAACGAGATTctaaatcttctctcgacgatgacgAAACGACacttatggtaagaaaattttaaaatttatttaaaactaaaaaaattaatcaagtgtagggtacaaaaagataaagaaaagtaaaatactacCACTGAAATGAAGAAAGCACGTGAAAGATAATTGCCCAAAGTTGAAGAGCAAggacaagaacaaggaaaagaacaagaagccaaCTCAAACCGACAAGTATAAAaatctaaaggtgacgtgggacgaaacgttgTCCAAATCAGAGATAGAAGCTCTCGCCAGACTtgtgctagtggcaagtcaccaagaagacgaagaccAAGCAAGCTCattcgaaatgagcatcaagagcattgatgaaggaggAGTGATATCGGAAGAAAGTAGCACTTCAGGGGGAGTTTCATATTACAAGATCGATAAGATAAGTTAGGTATGGTCTCTTTCTACTGACAAGTTATTTTAgttcataaaaatattatcaaaaaattgctgtaagttagaaaaagaaaataaagagttaaaatcaatattagctatatcttgtcgattagaaaatctcaacaaaatacaaatgaaaaattaaaaatagaaatagaatattttaaaaatcgtgCATGATCACATAttcaaaaggttaaaagatatAATGGCTTAAATTGACATTTTAAATAGCATAAaggtcaaattaggaaaatatcacagaaatatattcttaagaaaatttttgattaatcatgtaggaaggaatctattttgggttccaaaatcatatttagaataattatttttttgagctttcagagagaaaattaaatatttactttcattaaaagactttgtttagaagtggttgttgttccaataaccagaaaggtctagtgcctcaccaaaGCATGGAAGTTAATtactaaaataaatatttgattgacTAACTTCTAAGCATTTAGttgttataaaaatactttcaaacAAATTATTTTGCATAAATactattagaaattaattaaaagttaataaaataatctgtaaggaaattttttaattattaacaaAAATTTTTTAAAGTGGAAAAGATTTTATTTCTGCTTAAAAATATTATCAACTTTATGAAAAAATTTATTTGCCTTatatatgttaaattttttaatttcgtTTATAAATCTAGTTTTTTTTCGAGTTTAatctttcataattttttgaataagaaTATTTTTCTTTAGACTttggtttagatttattttcaaAAGTACTTTAAAATACcc
This window contains:
- the LOC122035199 gene encoding uncharacterized protein LOC122035199 isoform X2, giving the protein MRVLAVLTLVMVSLSGINSASAATPSKIVAAAVSNVASSILKRLWSLKSTTRTVPGHRPSMKFESGYTVETVFDGSKLGIEPYSVEVTQGGELLLLDSVNSNVYRISLPLSRYSRPKLVAGSPEGYVGHVDGRPREARMNHPKGFTVDERGNIYVADTMNMVIRKISNTGVTTIAGGKWGGRVAHSDGASEDAKFSTDFEVVYVASSCSLLVVDRGDQAIREVQLNVDDCAYQYETGFPFGITVLLAAGFFGYILALLQWRVGLMVSSKDVDDHVQENQANCVQEHRTPIKTSMPPYRRQMKTSLRPPLIPTGEDTENADDEGLLSSKGKLISRTWFSTAEIFGSLFPIFRRKPKPTQYQQQQQQPKVNTWPMPESFVIPDDEIPPPVEARAPAPRKTYAFMSKEAEKSHHVRHPRTYTNGWKAESQKQVQQVHQQQLQQHQHHSSGPQTYFEQSCETSNEIVFGAVQELESKRRSVEIKAVNYGDPIYEQYGVRYRNGYMGYANY
- the LOC122035199 gene encoding uncharacterized protein LOC122035199 isoform X3 — translated: MRVLAVLTLVMVSLSGINSASAATPSKIVAAAVSNVASSILKRLWSLKSTTRTAVPGHRPSMKFESGYTVETVFDGSKLGIEPYSVEVTQGGELLLLDSVNSNVYRISLPLSRYSRPKLVAGSPEGYVGHVDGRPREARMNHPKGFTVDERGNIYVADTMNMVIRKISNTGVTTIAGGKWGGRVAHSDGASEDAKFSTDFEVVYVASSCSLLVVDRGDQAIREVQLNVDDCAYQYETGFPFGITVLLAAGFFGYILALLQWRVGLMVSSKDVDENQANCVQEHRTPIKTSMPPYRRQMKTSLRPPLIPTGEDTENADDEGLLSSKGKLISRTWFSTAEIFGSLFPIFRRKPKPTQYQQQQQQPKVNTWPMPESFVIPDDEIPPPVEARAPAPRKTYAFMSKEAEKSHHVRHPRTYTNGWKAESQKQVQQVHQQQLQQHQHHSSGPQTYFEQSCETSNEIVFGAVQELESKRRSVEIKAVNYGDPIYEQYGVRYRNGYMGYANY
- the LOC122035199 gene encoding uncharacterized protein LOC122035199 isoform X1 yields the protein MRVLAVLTLVMVSLSGINSASAATPSKIVAAAVSNVASSILKRLWSLKSTTRTAVPGHRPSMKFESGYTVETVFDGSKLGIEPYSVEVTQGGELLLLDSVNSNVYRISLPLSRYSRPKLVAGSPEGYVGHVDGRPREARMNHPKGFTVDERGNIYVADTMNMVIRKISNTGVTTIAGGKWGGRVAHSDGASEDAKFSTDFEVVYVASSCSLLVVDRGDQAIREVQLNVDDCAYQYETGFPFGITVLLAAGFFGYILALLQWRVGLMVSSKDVDDHVQENQANCVQEHRTPIKTSMPPYRRQMKTSLRPPLIPTGEDTENADDEGLLSSKGKLISRTWFSTAEIFGSLFPIFRRKPKPTQYQQQQQQPKVNTWPMPESFVIPDDEIPPPVEARAPAPRKTYAFMSKEAEKSHHVRHPRTYTNGWKAESQKQVQQVHQQQLQQHQHHSSGPQTYFEQSCETSNEIVFGAVQELESKRRSVEIKAVNYGDPIYEQYGVRYRNGYMGYANY